A window of the Citrus sinensis cultivar Valencia sweet orange chromosome 9, DVS_A1.0, whole genome shotgun sequence genome harbors these coding sequences:
- the LOC102616002 gene encoding transcription factor MYB114-like, whose translation MVTVSSQCTKKEANRGAWTAEEDQKLAQAIEVHGPKKWKSVAAKAGLNRCGKSCRLRWMNYLRPNIKRGSISDQEEDLILRLHKLLGNRWSLIAGRLPGRTDNEIKNYWNSHLSKKIKQNEKPSRGSTAKDLELEISKGEEKGSTVQKRSGDLEGTFYADGGSKLFSFVGDNKFFDCYNDEPLNLEWMGRFFEMDESWFDFA comes from the exons ATGGTTACTGTGAGCAGTCAATGTACTAAGAAAGAAGCTAATAGAGGAGCATGGACGGCTGAAGAAGACCAAAAGCTGGCTCAAGCCATTGAGGTTCATGGTCCCAAGAAGTGGAAATCAGTTGCAGCCAAAGCAG GCCTTAATAGATGTGGAAAGAGTTGCAGATTAAGATGGATGAATTATCTTAGGCCAAATATCAAGAGAGGCAGTATATCAGACCAAGAAGAGGACTTGATACTCAGGCTTCACAAACTCCTCGGAAACAG GTGGTCTTTGATTGCTGGAAGATTACCTGGTCGGACCGATAATGAAATCAAGAACTATTGGAACTCTCATTTGAgcaagaaaataaagcaaaatgaaaaacCAAGCAGAGGTTCAACGGCAAAAGATTTGGAGCTTGAGATATCTAAAGGGGAGGAGAAGGGCAGTACTGTACAAAAGAGAAGTGGTGACCTTGAGGGAACTTTTTATGCTGATGGGGgatcaaaattatttagttttgtTGGAGATAACAAGTTCTTTGATTGCTATAACGATGAGCCTCTGAATTTGGAGTGGATGGGTAGATTTTTTGAAATGGATGAGAGTTGGTTTGACTTTGCATGA